A section of the Salmo trutta chromosome 4, fSalTru1.1, whole genome shotgun sequence genome encodes:
- the svip gene encoding small VCP/p97-interacting protein isoform X1 → MSMNIAHMLCLHWFTRSSFLFSAVFQVNVLQMTRRFNKSMGMCLPCLGGAGDDVVPTPDPETRRRQLAEAAEKRQKETTYRGVKNPEAVERKKKKQEEMNKQEMTTSPSGGGGGLKWQVG, encoded by the exons ATGTCCATGAACATAGCCCATATGCTGTGTTTACATTGGTTTACTAGGTCATCTTTTCTTTTTTCCGCTGTCTTTCAAGTGAATGTTTTACAAATGACGCGTCGTTTCAACAAAAG TATGGGGATGTGCTTGCCGTGCCTTGGTGGAGCTGGAGACGACGTGGTACCGACACCAGACCCA GAGACGAGGAGACGTCAGCTAGCAGAGGCAGCtgagaagagacagaaagag ACAACCTACAGGGGTGTCAAAAACCCAGAAGCAgttgagagaaagaaaaagaaacagGAGGAGATGAACAAACAAGAGATGACCACGTCTCCatctggagggggaggagggctaAAG TGGCAGGTGGGCTAA
- the svip gene encoding small VCP/p97-interacting protein isoform X2: MGMCLPCLGGAGDDVVPTPDPETRRRQLAEAAEKRQKETTYRGVKNPEAVERKKKKQEEMNKQEMTTSPSGGGGGLKWQVG, from the exons ATGGGGATGTGCTTGCCGTGCCTTGGTGGAGCTGGAGACGACGTGGTACCGACACCAGACCCA GAGACGAGGAGACGTCAGCTAGCAGAGGCAGCtgagaagagacagaaagag ACAACCTACAGGGGTGTCAAAAACCCAGAAGCAgttgagagaaagaaaaagaaacagGAGGAGATGAACAAACAAGAGATGACCACGTCTCCatctggagggggaggagggctaAAG TGGCAGGTGGGCTAA